A part of Streptantibioticus cattleyicolor NRRL 8057 = DSM 46488 genomic DNA contains:
- a CDS encoding AraC family transcriptional regulator, which translates to MPEIRHQPHAPTRVRTLAPGERIDAHHHDDHQIVYAGSGVLAVTTDAGTWFAPGTRAIWVPACTVHAHRAHGHLELHFVGLPADDNPPGLDAPTVLAVSPLLRELIRAYTAAPGDDTPERHRLRAVLRDQLRPCPQRPMHLPAPADPRLAAVCALVHRDPAARHTLAHLARTAGTGERTLSRLFRAELGMTFPQWRTQSRLYHALRMLADGAPVTTVAHRCGWASTSAFIDVFRRSFGYTPGAHQRLN; encoded by the coding sequence ATGCCGGAAATCCGCCACCAGCCGCACGCCCCCACCCGCGTCCGCACGCTGGCCCCCGGAGAACGCATCGACGCCCACCACCACGACGACCACCAGATCGTCTACGCGGGCTCCGGTGTGCTCGCGGTCACCACCGACGCCGGCACCTGGTTCGCCCCCGGCACCCGGGCGATCTGGGTGCCCGCCTGCACCGTCCACGCCCACCGGGCCCACGGCCACCTCGAACTCCACTTCGTCGGCCTGCCCGCCGACGACAACCCGCCGGGCCTCGACGCTCCCACGGTGCTCGCCGTCTCCCCGCTGCTGCGCGAACTGATCCGTGCCTACACTGCCGCGCCCGGCGACGACACCCCGGAACGCCATCGGCTCCGCGCCGTCCTGCGCGACCAGTTGCGTCCCTGCCCGCAGCGGCCGATGCACCTGCCCGCCCCCGCCGACCCCCGGCTGGCGGCCGTGTGCGCGCTGGTCCACCGGGACCCGGCGGCCCGGCACACCCTGGCCCACCTCGCCCGGACCGCGGGCACCGGGGAACGCACCCTCAGCAGGCTGTTCCGCGCCGAACTCGGCATGACCTTCCCGCAGTGGCGCACCCAGTCGCGCCTCTACCACGCGCTGCGGATGCTCGCCGACGGCGCCCCGGTCACCACCGTCGCCCACCGTTGCGGCTGGGCCTCCACCAGTGCCTTCATCGACGTCTTCCGCCGCTCCTTCGGATACACCCCGGGCGCGCATCAGCGGCTGAACTGA
- a CDS encoding MFS transporter, producing MPRNPGARRGGPVTLLSVGHACVDVYQGTVAALVPFFVAERGWGYAAASGVVLAASLLSSVVQPSFGALTDRWALPWLLPVSTLAAGAGIALSGVCGSYRLTLAAVALSGIGVAAYHPEAARVARVAGRGGHTAMGWFSLGGNLGFATAPLLVWAVVAVDGLRGSPLLAVPAVAGAVASGVALRGTRRVAAETAGGSARVADGRDDWGSFARLSGAVVCRSVVFLGLSTFISLYVRQRTGGGAVAGTAALFVLYLGGAVGTVAGGRLAARFRRVTVVRWAYALTVPAVAGVVLVPGPALYVFVALTSAGLYVPFSLHVTLGQDYLPRRMGTASGVTLGLTVSVGGIASPVLGAVADATSLRTALVPLIALPVIGWLLLRTLREPEPPRAAEGPATTARSGTATAR from the coding sequence ATGCCGAGGAATCCGGGGGCCCGGCGGGGCGGGCCCGTGACGCTGTTGTCCGTGGGCCACGCCTGCGTCGACGTGTATCAGGGGACGGTGGCCGCGCTGGTGCCGTTCTTCGTCGCCGAGCGCGGCTGGGGGTACGCCGCCGCCTCCGGGGTGGTGCTGGCGGCCTCGTTGCTGTCGTCGGTGGTGCAGCCGTCGTTCGGGGCGCTCACCGACCGGTGGGCGCTGCCGTGGCTGCTGCCGGTGAGCACGCTGGCGGCGGGGGCCGGGATCGCGCTGAGCGGGGTGTGCGGTTCGTACCGGCTCACGCTGGCCGCGGTCGCGCTGTCGGGGATCGGGGTGGCCGCGTACCACCCGGAGGCGGCGCGGGTGGCGCGGGTCGCCGGGCGGGGCGGTCACACCGCGATGGGGTGGTTCTCGCTGGGCGGCAACCTCGGTTTCGCGACGGCGCCGTTGCTGGTGTGGGCGGTGGTGGCGGTGGACGGGCTGCGGGGTTCGCCGTTGCTGGCGGTGCCGGCGGTGGCCGGTGCGGTGGCGAGCGGGGTCGCGCTGCGCGGGACGCGGCGGGTGGCGGCCGAGACCGCGGGCGGGTCCGCGCGGGTGGCGGACGGCCGGGACGACTGGGGTTCGTTCGCGAGACTGTCGGGGGCGGTGGTCTGCCGTTCCGTGGTGTTCCTGGGGTTGTCCACCTTCATCTCGCTCTACGTGCGCCAGCGCACCGGCGGCGGCGCGGTGGCCGGCACCGCCGCGCTCTTCGTGCTCTACCTCGGCGGTGCGGTGGGCACGGTGGCGGGTGGCCGGCTGGCCGCGCGGTTCCGGCGGGTGACGGTGGTGCGGTGGGCGTACGCGCTCACGGTGCCGGCGGTGGCCGGTGTGGTCCTCGTGCCGGGTCCGGCGCTGTACGTGTTCGTGGCGCTGACGTCGGCCGGGCTGTACGTGCCGTTCTCGCTCCACGTCACGCTGGGCCAGGACTACCTGCCGCGGCGGATGGGCACCGCGAGCGGGGTGACGCTGGGGCTGACGGTGAGCGTCGGCGGCATCGCCAGTCCGGTGCTGGGCGCGGTGGCGGACGCCACGTCGCTGCGGACGGCGCTCGTCCCGCTGATCGCGCTGCCCGTGATCGGCTGGCTGTTGCTGCGTACCCTGCGCGAGCCCGAGCCGCCACGAGCCGCCGAAGGGCCGGCGACCACGGCGCGTTCCGGCACCGCGACGGCCCGTTGA
- the tsaD gene encoding tRNA (adenosine(37)-N6)-threonylcarbamoyltransferase complex transferase subunit TsaD, whose protein sequence is MTGSPVVLGIESSCDETGAGLVRDGRLLGHAVASSLDEHARYGGVVPEIAARAHVRAVGPVVRRALDEAGLRLRDVGAVAVTTGPGLAGALHIGVAAAKGYAYTLGVPLYGVHHLAGHAAADTLVHGPLPQPCVVLLVSGGHTSLLLVRDLARDRVEHLGDTLDDAAGECFDKVARVLGLPYPGGPAVDRVARDGDPHAVPLPRPLTGPRDDPYAFSFSGLKTAAARCAEAGGRQVADVAASLREAVADVLTRKAVAACLDHEVGTLVVVGGVAANSRVRELAGQRCATAGITLRIPPPGLCTDNGAMIAAVGDLLVRAGARPAPWPVSVDPSAPLEFAALHPVPSGGALAA, encoded by the coding sequence ATGACCGGATCACCCGTGGTCCTGGGCATCGAGTCGTCGTGCGACGAGACGGGGGCCGGTCTGGTGCGTGACGGGCGGTTGCTGGGGCACGCCGTGGCGTCGAGCCTGGACGAACACGCCCGCTACGGCGGGGTGGTGCCCGAGATCGCCGCCCGGGCGCATGTGCGCGCGGTGGGCCCGGTGGTGCGCCGGGCGCTGGACGAGGCCGGGCTGCGGCTGCGCGACGTCGGGGCGGTCGCCGTCACCACCGGCCCTGGGCTGGCCGGCGCGCTGCACATCGGGGTGGCGGCGGCCAAGGGTTACGCGTACACGCTGGGCGTTCCGCTGTACGGGGTGCACCACCTGGCCGGGCACGCCGCCGCCGACACGCTGGTGCACGGTCCGCTGCCGCAACCTTGTGTCGTCCTGCTCGTCTCCGGCGGCCACACCTCGCTGCTGCTCGTCCGCGACCTCGCCCGTGACCGGGTGGAACACCTCGGGGACACCCTCGACGACGCCGCCGGGGAGTGCTTCGACAAGGTCGCCCGGGTGCTGGGGTTGCCGTATCCGGGCGGTCCGGCGGTCGACCGGGTGGCCCGGGACGGCGACCCGCACGCCGTCCCCCTCCCCCGGCCGCTGACCGGGCCGCGCGACGACCCGTACGCCTTCTCCTTCTCCGGGCTGAAGACGGCGGCGGCCCGGTGCGCGGAGGCGGGCGGCCGTCAAGTCGCCGACGTGGCCGCCTCGTTGCGGGAGGCCGTCGCCGACGTGCTGACCCGCAAGGCCGTCGCCGCCTGCCTCGACCACGAGGTGGGCACCCTGGTGGTGGTCGGCGGCGTCGCGGCCAACTCACGGGTGCGCGAACTGGCCGGGCAGCGGTGCGCCACGGCCGGGATCACCCTGCGGATTCCGCCGCCGGGGCTGTGCACGGACAACGGCGCCATGATCGCCGCCGTCGGTGACCTGCTGGTCCGCGCCGGGGCACGGCCGGCCCCCTGGCCGGTCTCGGTCGACCCGTCGGCACCGCTGGAGTTCGCGGCGCTCCACCCGGTACCGTCCGGCGGCGCACTCGCGGCGTGA
- a CDS encoding GlxA family transcriptional regulator encodes MHTVAVLALDRVVPFDLATPIEVFGRVRLPDGRRPYRVRACGVTPEVRSEAFTLRVPWGLEALADADTIIVPGCSEEAGPPPAAALDALRDAAARGARIASICAGAFVLAATGLLDGLAATTHWLAAGPLAAAHPEIEVRPDVLYVDNGRLLTSAGASAGLDLCLYMIRRDFGSVVAADAARLSVMPLEREGGQAQFIVHTQPPVPRGSELEPVLAWIEDHLAQELTLRQMAARCRMSERTFSRRFREQTGTTPLQWLLRARVRRAQYLLENTDHPIERIAGQAGFGSPTAFRERFKRVTGTTPHSYRAAFRTRAAALR; translated from the coding sequence CTGCACACGGTGGCGGTGCTCGCCCTCGACCGGGTCGTCCCGTTCGACCTCGCCACGCCGATCGAGGTCTTCGGCCGCGTCCGGCTGCCGGACGGCCGGCGGCCCTACCGGGTGCGGGCGTGCGGGGTGACGCCGGAGGTGCGCAGCGAGGCGTTCACGCTGCGGGTGCCGTGGGGGCTGGAGGCGCTGGCCGACGCCGACACGATCATCGTGCCCGGCTGTTCGGAGGAGGCCGGGCCGCCGCCGGCCGCGGCGCTGGACGCGTTGCGGGACGCCGCCGCCCGGGGTGCGCGGATCGCCTCGATCTGCGCCGGCGCGTTCGTGCTCGCCGCCACCGGGTTGCTGGACGGGCTGGCGGCCACCACGCACTGGCTGGCCGCCGGTCCGCTCGCCGCCGCCCACCCCGAGATCGAGGTGCGCCCCGATGTGCTCTACGTCGACAACGGGCGGCTGCTGACCTCCGCCGGGGCCTCGGCCGGACTCGACCTGTGCCTGTACATGATCCGCCGCGACTTCGGCTCGGTGGTGGCGGCGGACGCGGCCCGTCTGTCGGTGATGCCGCTGGAACGGGAGGGCGGGCAGGCGCAGTTCATCGTCCACACCCAGCCACCGGTGCCGCGCGGCTCGGAACTGGAACCGGTGCTCGCCTGGATCGAGGACCATCTCGCCCAGGAGCTGACGCTACGTCAGATGGCGGCGCGCTGCCGGATGAGCGAACGCACCTTCAGCCGCCGCTTCCGCGAGCAGACCGGCACCACCCCGCTGCAATGGCTGCTGCGCGCCCGCGTCCGCCGCGCACAGTACCTGCTGGAGAACACCGACCACCCGATCGAACGCATCGCGGGCCAAGCCGGCTTCGGCTCCCCGACAGCCTTCCGGGAACGCTTCAAACGCGTCACCGGCACCACCCCGCACAGCTACCGCGCCGCCTTCCGCACCCGCGCCGCCGCCCTGCGGTGA
- a CDS encoding DUF2269 family protein, giving the protein MTKFLLAVHVLAAILAVGPVAVAASMFPALARRAAEPDAAGGAPAGARITHRVCQVYALAGAAVPLFGFATASMLRVMGSPWLIASIALTAVAALVLGFMVLPGQERVLATLSEQGGAASLDRSATARLSMVTGVFNLLWAVVTVLMIVRPGSTTGV; this is encoded by the coding sequence ATGACCAAGTTCCTTCTCGCCGTTCACGTGCTGGCGGCCATCCTCGCCGTCGGCCCGGTTGCGGTGGCGGCCAGCATGTTCCCCGCGCTGGCGCGGCGCGCCGCGGAGCCCGACGCGGCCGGCGGGGCGCCGGCCGGGGCACGGATCACGCACCGCGTCTGCCAGGTGTACGCCCTCGCCGGGGCCGCCGTGCCGTTGTTCGGCTTCGCCACCGCGAGCATGCTCCGCGTGATGGGCAGCCCCTGGCTGATCGCCTCCATCGCGCTGACCGCCGTGGCCGCCCTGGTGCTCGGCTTCATGGTGCTGCCCGGGCAGGAAAGGGTGCTGGCCACGCTGTCGGAGCAGGGCGGAGCGGCCTCGCTCGACCGCTCCGCCACCGCTCGGCTGTCCATGGTCACCGGGGTGTTCAACCTGCTGTGGGCCGTCGTCACCGTGCTGATGATCGTGCGGCCGGGGTCGACCACCGGGGTGTGA
- a CDS encoding AfsR/SARP family transcriptional regulator: MSEVTGVRAIEATRTRLRFALLGPVRVWHGDQPLPAGSPQQRAVLAALLVNHGRPMTADDLIDAVWGDDQPSQVLAAVRTYAARLRKIVGPGTLVSEAGGYVLRVPPEALDLTHAERHALEAERASAAGDHTRARQLLTDALDLWDGEALTGVPGPFAETQRTRLAEWRLTLLERRLEADLERGAHAEAASELTALTADHPLRERLRALLMLALYRDGRQAEALAVYTDTRRLLTDELGVEPGSQLREIQQRILRSDPELLREEPASATPPVPAPAAPVVPAQLPRPIPHFHGREAEIHRLTALLTASDEHGVPVHVITGPPGAGKSALACVVAHEVAEAYPDGQLHLDLRGSGGSPLEPARALEALLWGLGAGPEGLPADAALRAALLRTVLAGRRVLIVLDDAEDAEQVRPLLPGTRGCAVLVTARGRLPELSGVDRTELGPLDPDSALRLLAAPAGPFRTQEERAAAEEIAVACGFHPLALEIAGSLLAARPGRPVVRLADALRDGDRRLARLRHGRRSLEAVLGEHYRRLPPDQAHALRLLALAPPGSVLSLDAAAALLDTGPSTAEHTLDALTDLHHLRPVGTRGYELPVPLGDFARFRAADAESPADRRAARSRLLGFHLALATAAYAVENPGDPLPRHLATPGHPAPHLATREEARQRVDDELALLWATVERTVAEDDPDGTTLRRAVDALLAAGAPERGATAWQAERVLRAVVAASAARHEPAAEGRARLLLGHLLADAGRFGAAWEEAVRSHRLGAAHGDRWCAGYAAVLRGRLRDPEGAALLRSASDVFRAEGDAYGEAAALGILARTGDPGPESVERARRAVELYAREGAGARAADGHYALGVVLCRTGADDEALPELERAADLFRQGVRPLGAAMASLRIARVHRAAGRSGACVEAAGRGVSLLRALGHDYRTAYGLGVLGDALAGDGRLDRARDCHLEARALAAALEAPAAERVLALTGAAA; the protein is encoded by the coding sequence ATGAGCGAGGTGACCGGGGTCCGCGCCATCGAGGCGACCCGGACCCGGCTGCGGTTCGCGCTGCTCGGCCCGGTGCGTGTGTGGCACGGTGACCAACCGCTGCCCGCCGGCTCGCCGCAGCAACGCGCCGTCCTCGCCGCGCTGTTGGTCAACCACGGCCGCCCCATGACCGCTGACGACCTGATCGACGCGGTGTGGGGCGACGATCAACCCAGTCAGGTGCTGGCGGCGGTGCGCACCTACGCGGCCCGGCTACGCAAGATCGTCGGTCCCGGGACACTGGTCTCCGAGGCAGGCGGCTACGTGCTGCGGGTACCGCCGGAGGCGCTGGACCTCACGCACGCCGAGAGGCACGCCCTGGAGGCCGAACGGGCGTCGGCCGCCGGCGACCACACCCGCGCCCGCCAACTGCTCACGGACGCGCTGGACCTGTGGGACGGGGAGGCGCTCACCGGGGTGCCCGGCCCGTTCGCGGAGACCCAGCGGACCCGGCTGGCCGAATGGCGGCTCACCCTGCTGGAACGCAGGCTGGAGGCGGACCTGGAGCGCGGGGCGCACGCCGAGGCGGCCTCCGAACTGACCGCGCTCACCGCCGACCATCCGCTGCGGGAACGGCTGCGCGCCCTGCTGATGCTGGCGCTCTACCGGGACGGCCGGCAGGCCGAGGCGCTGGCGGTCTACACCGACACCCGCCGCCTGCTCACCGATGAGCTGGGCGTCGAACCCGGTTCCCAGCTCAGGGAGATCCAGCAACGCATCCTGCGGTCCGACCCGGAGCTGCTGCGCGAGGAACCCGCCTCCGCCACGCCGCCCGTCCCGGCCCCCGCCGCGCCCGTGGTCCCCGCGCAACTCCCGCGCCCGATCCCGCACTTCCACGGACGCGAGGCCGAGATCCACCGCCTCACCGCGCTGCTCACCGCCTCCGACGAGCACGGCGTCCCGGTGCACGTGATCACCGGGCCGCCCGGGGCGGGCAAGTCGGCGCTCGCCTGCGTGGTGGCCCACGAGGTCGCGGAGGCCTACCCGGACGGGCAGCTCCACCTCGATCTGCGGGGTTCCGGGGGATCTCCGCTGGAACCGGCGCGGGCCCTGGAGGCGTTGTTGTGGGGTCTGGGGGCCGGCCCCGAGGGGCTGCCCGCGGACGCGGCGCTGCGGGCGGCGCTGCTGCGTACGGTGCTGGCCGGGCGGCGGGTGCTGATCGTGCTGGACGACGCCGAGGACGCCGAGCAGGTGCGGCCGTTGCTGCCCGGCACCCGGGGATGCGCGGTGCTGGTGACCGCCCGTGGCCGGCTGCCGGAGCTGTCCGGGGTGGACCGCACCGAACTGGGGCCGCTGGACCCCGACTCGGCGCTGCGGCTGCTGGCGGCGCCGGCCGGACCGTTCCGGACACAGGAGGAGAGAGCGGCGGCCGAGGAGATCGCCGTCGCCTGCGGTTTCCACCCGCTGGCGCTGGAGATCGCGGGCTCGCTGCTGGCCGCCCGCCCCGGCCGGCCGGTGGTCCGGCTCGCCGACGCACTGCGCGACGGTGACCGACGGCTGGCCCGACTGCGGCACGGGCGGCGGTCGTTGGAGGCCGTACTCGGCGAGCACTACCGGCGGCTCCCCCCCGACCAGGCGCACGCCCTCCGCCTGCTCGCCCTGGCGCCGCCCGGGTCCGTCCTCTCCCTCGACGCGGCGGCAGCCCTGCTCGACACCGGTCCCTCGACGGCGGAACACACCCTCGACGCCCTCACCGACCTCCACCACCTGCGTCCGGTCGGCACCCGGGGGTACGAACTCCCCGTGCCGCTCGGCGACTTCGCCAGGTTCCGCGCGGCCGACGCGGAGAGCCCCGCCGACCGGCGCGCCGCGCGCTCGCGGCTGCTCGGCTTCCACCTCGCGCTGGCCACGGCCGCGTACGCCGTGGAAAATCCGGGCGACCCGCTGCCGCGCCACCTCGCCACCCCCGGCCACCCGGCACCGCACCTGGCCACCCGCGAGGAGGCCCGCCAACGGGTCGACGACGAGCTGGCGTTGTTGTGGGCCACGGTGGAGCGGACCGTCGCGGAGGACGACCCGGACGGGACGACGCTGCGCCGCGCGGTGGACGCGCTGCTGGCCGCCGGGGCGCCGGAGCGGGGTGCCACCGCGTGGCAGGCGGAGCGGGTGCTGCGGGCGGTGGTGGCGGCGTCGGCGGCACGGCACGAGCCGGCCGCGGAGGGCAGGGCGCGGTTGCTGCTGGGCCATCTGCTGGCGGACGCCGGGCGGTTCGGGGCGGCGTGGGAGGAGGCCGTCCGTTCCCACCGGCTCGGGGCGGCCCACGGTGACCGGTGGTGCGCGGGGTACGCCGCCGTGCTGCGGGGCCGGCTCCGCGATCCGGAGGGCGCCGCGCTGCTGCGTTCGGCGTCCGATGTCTTCCGTGCCGAAGGCGACGCCTACGGTGAGGCGGCGGCCCTCGGCATCCTGGCCCGGACCGGCGATCCTGGCCCGGAGTCGGTCGAACGGGCGCGGCGGGCGGTGGAGTTGTACGCCCGCGAGGGGGCCGGCGCCCGCGCCGCCGACGGCCACTACGCGCTCGGCGTGGTGTTGTGCCGGACCGGCGCCGACGACGAGGCGCTGCCGGAGCTGGAGCGCGCCGCCGACCTCTTCCGGCAGGGGGTACGGCCGCTCGGCGCGGCCATGGCGTCGCTGCGTATCGCCCGGGTGCACCGCGCCGCCGGCCGGTCCGGTGCCTGCGTCGAGGCGGCGGGGCGTGGTGTGTCGCTGCTGCGGGCGCTCGGCCACGATTACCGCACGGCGTACGGGCTCGGCGTCCTCGGTGACGCGCTCGCCGGGGACGGCCGGCTCGACCGGGCCCGCGACTGCCACCTGGAGGCCCGGGCGCTCGCCGCCGCGCTGGAGGCCCCGGCGGCGGAACGCGTCCTGGCGCTCACCGGGGCCGCGGCGTAG
- a CDS encoding acyl carrier protein — protein MTDQRTPYDVLLTVLAEKFEVDPGRLEPDTTVENLDLDSITLVELVVVLSDELGAEIDENTLTGDLTLREVAGVLEDATGARRGGR, from the coding sequence ATGACCGATCAGCGCACGCCGTACGACGTGTTGCTCACCGTGCTGGCGGAGAAGTTCGAGGTCGATCCCGGCCGTCTCGAACCCGACACCACGGTGGAGAACCTGGACCTGGACTCCATCACCCTGGTGGAACTCGTCGTCGTCCTCTCCGACGAACTCGGTGCGGAGATCGACGAGAACACACTCACCGGAGACCTCACGCTGCGCGAGGTGGCCGGGGTCCTCGAGGACGCCACCGGCGCGCGGCGGGGCGGCCGGTGA
- a CDS encoding beta-ketoacyl-[acyl-carrier-protein] synthase family protein, producing the protein MTAGPAEVVVTGVGLVTPAGIGREATWEGVCAGRPTARRDPELDGLDVDFACRVPGYQPREHTPGGRPWQYDRYTQFALTAVTEAVADARLDPARWNGDRVAVVFGTAAGGTASQLEQHRTLLADGPGRVSPMLLPKYLPNMACGHIAIRLGARGPSLSTSTACASGATAIGTAWQLLRSGACDIAVAGSAEASVLPLWVAGFNRMGALSRRRADPATASRPFDVDRDGFVMGEGAGAVVLERAEDARARGCPGRAVLAGYGAATDAVHAVAPDPDGRGVTGAMRAALAAAHTPFEAVDHINAHGTGTPLNDAAEAAVIRRLFGHRPTVTSVKGALGHLLGAAGAVEAALTALTVERGIVPPVVNLRRQDPDLEINAVTGDCRKQRIDVAISNSFGFGGHNTVLVFRAR; encoded by the coding sequence GTGACCGCCGGCCCCGCCGAGGTCGTGGTCACCGGCGTCGGGCTGGTGACCCCCGCCGGGATCGGCCGGGAAGCCACCTGGGAGGGGGTCTGCGCGGGCCGCCCGACCGCCCGCCGCGACCCCGAACTCGACGGCCTGGACGTGGACTTCGCCTGCCGGGTGCCCGGATACCAGCCACGCGAACACACCCCGGGCGGCCGGCCCTGGCAGTACGACCGCTACACCCAGTTCGCGCTGACGGCCGTGACGGAAGCGGTGGCCGACGCCCGGCTGGACCCGGCGCGCTGGAACGGCGACCGGGTGGCCGTCGTCTTCGGCACCGCCGCCGGCGGCACCGCCTCCCAGCTGGAACAGCACCGCACCCTCCTCGCCGACGGGCCGGGCCGGGTCTCGCCGATGCTGCTGCCGAAGTACCTGCCCAACATGGCCTGCGGGCACATCGCCATCCGCCTCGGCGCGCGCGGGCCGTCGCTGAGCACCTCCACCGCGTGTGCCTCCGGGGCCACCGCGATCGGCACCGCCTGGCAGTTGCTGCGCAGCGGTGCCTGCGACATCGCGGTGGCCGGCTCCGCCGAGGCGTCGGTGCTGCCGCTCTGGGTGGCCGGCTTCAACCGGATGGGCGCGCTCTCCCGGCGGCGGGCGGATCCGGCGACGGCCTCACGCCCGTTCGACGTGGACCGGGACGGTTTCGTGATGGGCGAGGGGGCCGGCGCGGTGGTGCTGGAACGCGCCGAGGACGCGCGGGCCAGGGGGTGCCCCGGGCGCGCGGTGCTGGCGGGGTACGGCGCCGCCACCGACGCCGTCCACGCGGTGGCGCCCGATCCGGACGGGCGCGGGGTGACCGGTGCGATGCGGGCCGCGCTGGCCGCCGCGCACACCCCGTTCGAGGCGGTGGACCACATCAACGCGCACGGCACCGGCACACCCCTCAACGACGCCGCGGAGGCCGCGGTGATCCGCCGGCTCTTCGGCCACCGGCCCACCGTGACCTCGGTCAAGGGGGCGCTGGGCCATCTGCTGGGGGCGGCCGGGGCGGTGGAGGCGGCGCTCACCGCGCTCACCGTCGAGCGCGGCATCGTCCCGCCGGTGGTCAACCTGCGCCGCCAGGACCCGGATCTGGAGATCAACGCCGTCACCGGCGACTGTCGCAAACAGCGGATCGACGTCGCCATCAGCAACTCGTTCGGCTTCGGCGGACACAACACGGTGCTGGTCTTCCGCGCCCGCTGA